Within Mucilaginibacter inviolabilis, the genomic segment ACGGTTACCATCGATGTAAAAAACGAAAAACTGAGCCTGGTATTATCCAAGATATTTGATCCCCTGGGCATGGAATATCAACTATCGGGCAATATGATCCTGATCGAAAAAAAGCAGACCTCAGCTATTCAGGTAATTCAAAAAAACCTGGCCCAGCAAGTGTCTGGCAGGGTTACTGATAATACCGGTCCGCTGCCCGGGGTAACCGTGCGGATTAAAGGAGCCACAATTGCAACCAGCACCAGCGCCGATGGAAGATATAGTATTAATGTACCCGATGGTAATACAGTGCTTATATTTTCATCAATAGGGTACCTGACCCAGGAAATTGTGGTTGGAAACCGTAAAACCATCGATGTTCGGCTGCAGGAAGAATCAAGTAAGCTCAATGAGGTGATTGTTACCGCTTTGGGTATATCGCGCCAGCGCAAAGCCCTGGCTTATTCTGTTACCGAAGTAAAGGGTGATGAATTTACACAGGCCCGCGAAAACAATGTGGCTAATGCGCTTACCGGTAAAGTTGCTGGTGTAAATGCCACTGGGCTGTCAACAGGCCCGGGTGGGTCAAGCAGGGTTATTATCCGTGGTAATGGCTCTTTGGGAGGCGGCAATCAGCCCCTGTATGTAATTAACGGAATGCCGCTGGAGAACTCGGTGCCTGGTGGCAGTGCCACAACCAATGGCAGTGCCGGTAACGTTGACCGCGGCGATGGTATCGCCGGGATCAACCCCGATGATATTGAATCTATCAGCGTACTAAAAGGTGGTACAGCGGCTGCGCTTTATGGCGCAAGAGCTGCTAACGGTGTTATATTAATTACCACCAAAAAAGGTCGCGCGCAAAAAGGTATCGGCGTTGATTATAATTCCTCTTATACTATGGAAACCCCCGCAGTTTTTCCCGACTGGCAATATGAATATGGGCAGGGCGATAACGGTGTAAAGCCAACTACACAAGGCGAGGCTATCCAAACAGGCCGCCGCTCTTTCGGGGCAAAGATAGATGGCTCACCATACGTTGCTGCGGATGGATTGACACACCCCTATAGTGCGCAGAAAGATAATATCAAAAACTTTTATCAAACCGGCTCTACATTTACCAATACGCTGGCTTTTACCGGCGGTACCGAAGCTATTAATTACCGTTTCTCCGCTTCGGATCTTAATAGTAAAAGTATACTCCCTAATACGGATTATAACCGTAAAACCGGCAACCTGAGCCTTAACAGTAAGTTGGGCAAACGAATCAACCTGGAGGCGCTGGCACAGTACAACGTTGAAAACGCGCATAACAGAGCTACTGCAGGCGATGCTTTAGGAAATCCCAACTGGACACCTTATATGATTGCCAATACGGCCGATATAAGGTGGTTAAAACCCGGTTATGATGCCAACGGTAATGAAATTGCCTGGAACGATGCCTCTATTGCATCAAACAGCTACTTTGTGGTTAACAAGTTTAAGGAAAATGACATCAAGAACAGGTTCATCGGGCAGGCGGGCCTTACCTACGAGATTGTTAAAAACCTATCCTTAAAAGGCGTGGTAAGCCGCGACTTTTATTCCTACAATTACAAATATATCCTGCCTACAGGTACCTTGTATGTCCCCAACGGGCAGTACAGCGAACTGAAAGTTGACGCTTCCGAAACTAACGGATTATTAACACTTAACTACAATGGCAAAGTAACCAAGGATTTTGCTTTAACAGCCTTTGTTGGCGGCAATCAGCAGCGTTCTGTTTATAATGAAAGCAACATCACGGGTAGCAATTATATCATTCCTTATTTCTACAGTTCAACTAATCTTTCAACCATTTCAACTACGCCCACCAATAACAAAACAGCCATCAATTCATTAATGGGATCGGCTGATATTGCTTACAAGAATTTTGCTTATCTAACCGTAACCGGTCGCCAGGATTGGTTTTCAACACTGAGCCCAAAGAATAATAGTCTTTTTTATCCTTCGGTTGGTGGTAGCTTTGTACTTTCGGAGGCATTTAAGTTGCCGCAGGTGATCAGCTATGCCAAACTACGGGCTTCCTATGCACAGGTGGGTGGTGGTGCACCAAGTCCATACCAGATCAATCAGGCATTTATTATGGTGCCAAGTTCAGGTCAGCCCATACAAAATGTTTCCAGTACAACCATTTCCAATTCAACGCTTCGTCCATATACGTCCACCACAACAGAAGGAGGTATTGAGGCACGCTTGTTTAACAACCGGTTAAGTTTTGATGTGACCCTGTATAACCGTAAAACCACCAATGATATTGTTTCAACAGCTATCTCTGGAACCACAGGCTACAACAACGTGGTCTTAAATGTAGGCGAGCTGAGCAACAAAGGTATTGAGGTGTTACTCAGCGGCTCCCCTGTAAAAGCCGGCAGTTTTAGCTGGAATACCAGTTATAACTTTGCTTATAACAAAAATGAAGTGGTAAGGCTGGCCGCGGGTCTTAATCAAATCCAGATGGCCTCATCGGTTAATGGTTGGGCATATATTAACAATATAGTTGGCCAGTCATATGGTTCAATAGTAGGCACCCGTATCCTGAAAAATGCTAATGGTCAAACCGTATTTAATGCTACTACCGGTTTACCTGTTGCCACAGGCCTGCAAACCCTGGGCAAGGGCGTTGCACCGATAACCATGGGTTGGTCTAATGACTTTCGCTACAAGCGGTTCTCCTTAAATGTACTGCTTGACGGTAAGTTCGGCAATAAGATATTCTCATTAATGGAGGTTTATGGTACCCGTTTAGGTTTAATGAAAACAACCTTGCCGGGCAGAGAAAACGGTTTGCAATTGAGCGGTGTTGACCAGGCCGGTAACCCATATTCCAGAACAGTACCTGTATCAAACCTGCGCAGTTATTATGACAATTATAAGTCCTACTCAGAATTGTTTTTGCACGATGGTGGCTTTGTAAAACTTCGTCAGGTTATATTCAGCTATAACATTCCGGCCGATCTCCTGAAAGCTATCAACGTTCAAAACGCCTCTGTATCATTTGTTGCGCGTAACCTGCTAACTATTTATAAGCAAACGGACAATTTCGACCCGGAATCGAGCTTTACCAATGGCTCCAGTCAGGGTTTCGAATCATTCGGTCTGCCCAGAACAAGAAGCTATGGATTAAATCTCATGGTTAAATTTTAATTCAGAAAAACCACCATTATGAAAAAATATTTTATTCCCAGATTGATAGTCTTACTATCGATAGTCTGTATTGGCTTGCAAGGGTGCGACAAAAATTTTGAGGCGATCAATACCAATCCCAACTCATCTGCTAACCCTACACCTGCTTTTGTATTTACCAAAGCCGTATTAGATGGAGCCGGCGATGTTCAGGTGCTACTGCAAGGTACCATGCAGTATACCACTAGTTATAATGATGTGGCCGGATTTGGCGCCAAGTACGTGCTGAGCCAGAGCTCACAGTCATGGGTAGTGTTTAACACTGCTTATCCTAAAGAGATTAACGAGATAAGCCAGGTAATTACGTCGGTTAAAAGCAATCCGGATCAAGTTAATTTGTTGTCTGCAGCCAGGATATGGCGTGCTTACTGCTTTAGCCGCATTACAGATCTGTACGGTGATATTCCATATTCTCAGGCAGGCAAAGGATATACCGATGCTATTTACATGCCTGCATATGATGAACAGAAAAATATTTATGCCGATATGTTAAAAGAACTGGACGAGGCCGCCGCAGCTTTTAATGCCGCTAAACCAACATTTGGCGCCGCAGACCTGATTTATAACGGCGATGTAACTAAATGGAAAAAGTTTGCCTACTCCCTGATGTTGCGCTGCGCTATGCGCATGACCAAAGTAGATATTGCCGGTGCCGAAACATGGGCACGCAAAGCCATCGCCGGTGGTGTGATCACTGCTGATGCAGATATAGCTAAAGTAAACGGTTATGTTTCTGCCGGGCAGGATATCAACAAAAACCCACTTGCCCTCAATATGCTTAACGCTGATTATATAGGCGCAAATGGTACCAGTAACCCCGAAGGCGGCAAATACCAGGATGTGTTTATTAACTATTTGAAAACCAATAAAGACCCCCGACTGGCGGCCGTTTCTGTGGTTTGGTTAAACAAAGTTGCCGATACCACAGCTGCGATACAAAAAGGAATGTCATCAAGCCTGAGCGCTAAACCTGCTGATGCTGTATTCGTAACTTATTCAGAACCTAATCCCAATACTATTTTACAGCTCAATAGTCCATACCTGTTACTCACCAATGCCGAAACCAACTTTTTACTGGCCGAAGCTGCCTTACGTGGCTGGTATACTACCTCCAGTGCCAGTACTTTATATGAAAACGGCATCAGTGCTTCGATGCGGCAATGGGCGCTGTTTGGGGCACAAGGGGTAATCAGCACTAATCAAATCCAAACTTACCTGAGTTATCACCGGTTAAATACCACTGCTTCGTTTAACGCACAGATGGAGCAAATCTATACGCAATTCTGGGTGGGGGTATTTCCTAATTCGCAGGAAGTATTTGCCAGTTACAGGCGTACAGGTTACCCGGCATTGGTGCCTAATAACTACGTAGGCAACGCTACAGGAGGTAAAATATTCCGGCGGATGCTTTATCCAACTACCGAGCAAAATTTAAATACAGCTAATTATAACGCAGCCATCGCACGCCAGGGTCCTGATGAATTCCTGACCCGTATGTGGTGGGATCGCCCTTAATACCAGGCGTCATTCAATTTTAAATTATACATAACCTAAAAAATAACATAACCATGGAAAGAAGATCGATCTTAAAAAAACTGCTGGCTTCGGCGGCAGGTATTTCACTATTTGGCTTTGCAAAAGCCGGAGTTGTAAACAATGATGAAAAAGAAGTGAATAACATTACCACACATCAGGATGTACCCCTGTTTTCGGGCTCAACCAAACTGGGCAATATGATTTTTATAGCGGGTAAAGGTGCCCATGTGGAACCTTTCGAGATCAAGGCACACACCGAAATCGTATTGCAGGAGCTGGAGAAAGAGCTCAAAAAAGCGGGCTCATCAATGGAAAAGGTTTTAAAAGTCAGCGTTTTTCTGAATGATATTGCCGATTACCAGGGCATGAATGATGTTTACAAGGGCCGGTTTGGTAAAAATCCGCCGGTACGCACAACCGTAGCTGTTGCCAAGGGTGGTGTACCAGGAAACTCTCTGGTTGAAATGGATTGCATCGCTTACATATAATCATGTCAGTATATGAAACGCAGAGATATTTTAAAAGGCCTCACTATACTCCCTTTAACCAGTGGATTGATAGGGAGAGCGGCGGCTTTACATACGACACCTACATCAAAACCTGCACCTAAACGCGATTTTTTTAAGGAACTTGATGTTACCCCGGTTATAAATGCCGGGGTAACCATGACCTTTTTATCGGGTTCGCTGATGTTGCCGGAGGTATTGGATGCTATCAATTCCACCTCGCATGATTTTGCCAACATGTATGAGCTGCAGGATAAGGTAGGAGGTAAAATAGCCGAAATGCTGCATGTAGAAGCGGCCATGGTAACTTCAGGTGCATCATGCGCTATAGTCTTAGGTACCGCAGCGGCTATAACGGGCACCGATCAATCGAAAATAAAGCAACTTCCCAATTTACCCGGAGCACGACCAGAGGTGATTATGCAGAAAACGCACCGCTACCTGTTTGACCAGGCCGTAAGTACCACAGGTGCCAGAATTGTTGAGGTTGATGGACCTGAGGGCATGGAAAACGCCATCAACAGCAACACGGTAATGGCCCTGTTCTTTAATGCCAGCGAAAAGAAAAGCAGTATTACCCATGAAGAGTTTGTACGGATCGCTAAGAAACATAACATCCCTACATTTATTGATGCTGCAGCAGACGTGCCACCGGTGGAGAATTTGTTTAAGTTTCAAAAGATAGGCTTTGATCTGGTCACCTTTTCGGGTGGTAAAATGATTCACGGGCCACAGAGCGCTGGTTTATTATTTGGCAGGAAGGATCTGATCACCGCGGCCAGACTCAACCATAGCCCCAATGAGGCACCGATAGGCAGACCCATGAAAGTGAACAAGGAGGAAATGTTTGGCATGTACGCGGCACTAAAAGCGTACCTGGAAAAAGACCATCATAAAGAATGGGACGACTGGCTGCAGCGGGCAAAGCGCATAGGTAATACGTTGGAAACAGTTTCGACGGTAAAAACCGAGGTGGTTGTAAACCCTGGTCCGGCGAATGCTTTTCCGAGCCTGTATGTAAGCTGGGATCAAACCAAAGTAAGAACCAACCCTAAGGATGTACTGGCCGCTCTAAAAAGCGGCACGCCAAGTATAGTTGCCAACAGGCATGATGACGCCTTGGTTATTGGAGTGGTGCTGTTAAGGCCCGACCAGATTGATGTAGTTGCCAATCGGGTAAAGGCTATTTTACAACAGGCGGTTTAAGCTGATTTACAATTATGTATTGCTTTACGGAGTAGGTATTTCTGCTCTGACAGGATAACTATTGCCCCAGGTTTCCTGCATTATTTAAATTAAAAATGATTTGAAATGCAAAAAAGAATATTCCTGGTAATAGCGGCCATGGGCCTGGCTATTACAACATTACAAGCACAGTCCTATAACGTGGTTATCAAAGGAGGCCATGTGATGGACCCTAAAAACAACATTGATGAAGAAATGGATATAGCGGTAAAAGATGGCAAAATAGCGCTGGTAGCTAAAAACATCAACCCCAAACTGGGATTGCAGGTGGTTGACGCTACCGGCATGTATGTTACGCCAGGACTCATCGATATCCACACCCACAATTTTTATGGTACGGAGCCCGATCATCAGTATGAAAACGGTAACCTGGCTTTACCGCCGGATGGTTTTACCTTTCGCAATGGTGTTACTACCGTAGTGGATGCCGGCAGTTCGGGCTGGCGAACTTTTCCAACTTTCAAGGCCCAAACTATTGATCAATCGCAAACGCGGGTATTGGCTTTTATCAATATTGTGGGCGAAGGTATGCGTGCTGGTTACGAGCAAAACGCCAACGATATGGACTCTAAAATGGCGGCGCTGGTTGCCCGCCGTTACCGGAACATTGTGGTTGGTTTTAAAGTGGCGCACTATGAAGGTCATGAATGGACACCGGTTGATCATGCCGTAGAAGCTGGCAACATGGCTGGCGGCCTGCCGGTAATGATAGATTTTGGCGGCAGTAATCCGCCATTGTCTATCGAAGAACTGTTTATGAAGCACCTGCGCCCCGGCGATATTTTTACCCACTGTTTTGGGCAGCTGGATAGCAGGGAGTATATTGTCGACCTTGCCACTCAGAAAATAAAGCCCTTTGTATGGGAGGCCCGCAAGCGCGGTATTTATTTTGATGTGGGCTATGGCGGTATCAGTTTTACCTTTTCGCAGGCTATCCCAGCAGCCAAAGAGGGCTTTTTCCCAAATTCCATCAGTACGGATATCCATACCGGCAGCATGAACAATGCCATGAAGGATATGCTCACTACGATGTCTAAATTCCTGAATATCGGGATGGATCTTTATGAAGTGATACGGGTGAGCACCTCCAATCCGGCCAAAGAAATTAAGCATGAAGAACTGGGCAACCTTTCTGTAGGCTCAGATGCCGATATTGCTATTTTAAGTATCAGGAAAGGTAAATTTGGTTTGTTTGACTATACCGGGTATAAAATTACTGCCGATAAAAAGCTGGAATGTGAAATGACCGTTAGGGCCGGTAGGATAGTATATGACCTGAACGGCATCGCTACACCGATCGAAGCTCCAAGAATACCCAATAACAAGTCACTTGCCAGAGTTCAATAACCAATGATAAACCTATAAACAAATGAGAAACATTTTTAAGATCTGCTTTGCTGTATTATTGTTTTACGCCGGCGGAGCGAGGGCGCAAACCATATCGAAAGAACAACTGATATTTTATACCTCTGAATGGAAAGGTGAGCGTTTTGAAGATGGCCGCCCCAAAATACCTGATGATCTGCTGGAACGGGCTAAACACATCGGTATTGAAGAAGCCTGGACCGTATTACGTAACGAAGGGTATAACAACCAATTTGAGGGTAATTGGAAATTGGTGAACGATGATGTACCCGTAATTGGCCGCGTGGTGACCGCCATGTTTATGCCCAGTAGACCTGATATCGAAAAAAATATCAAAGCACAGGGTGCAAAGGATGGCAGGAAAGGTAATACCAACGCCTGGCCAATTGATGTGCTCAAAAAAGGTGATGTATATGTAGCCGATGGCTTTGGTAAAATAAGAGGTGGCACCCTCATAGGTGATAACCTGGGTAATTCCATATTCAATAAATCGGGCAATGGGGTGATTTTTGATGGCTCTGCCCGCGATTTGCAGGGTTTGAAGAGTATTCCCGGGTTCAATGCCTTTGTTCGTGATTTTGATCCGTCCTACCTGGAAGAGATGGTATTGATGGGTTTGAATACCCCCATCAGAATAGGACATGCTATCGTATTGCCAGGTGATCTGGTTATTTCTGAAAAGGAAGGTGTGCTGTTTATTCCGGCTCATTTGGCCGAGAAAGTTGTAGCCACGTCCGAATTTATTGCCTTGCGTGACGATTTTGGACACGCCATGCTTAAATCAGGTACCTATAGTACAGGAGAAATTGACAGCCAATGGCCACCAGCCATCCGCGAAGCGTTTTTGAAATGGCTTGATCAAAGCGGGAGCAAAGTGAAAATGACGCGTGCCCAGCTGGATGCCTTTATGGAGAAAAGAACCTGGTAAAAAACACCTTAAACCGTAATCAATTGAATAGTTTTAATATCTATAAAATAATGGCAGGCTTATCGGTGATATGCCTGCTTATTTCGGCCATGCTTTTTTTTCAGGAAAACATGGAGGAAACGGGCCCTTTTCTGATCGCTTTTTTCGTAACGCTGGCCATTTCATTCCGGGGCTTTAAACAGCTCAAAGGGTTTTCTTATACGCTCATCATATTTGCGGCGGTTACTACTGCTTTATATTATCCGCAGCATTTTATACAGATAGGCGGGTTTAAGCTGGCCGCACTCATCACGCCGCTCATACAGCTTATTATGTTTGGTATGGGGACGTCTATGAGTATAAAAGACTTTGCCGGTGTTATCAAAATGCCCAAAGGAGTATTCATAGGTGTATTCAGCCATTTTTTGATCATGCCTACGCTTGGTTTTACCTTGGCTAAACTAAGCGGTTTTCCGCCCGAAATAGCGGCGGGCATTATCCTCATCGGTTGCTCGCCAAATGGTATGGCTTCTAACGTGATATCATACCTGGCAAAAGCTAATTTAGCTTTGTCAATCACTATCACTGCGGTTTCAACTATGCTGGCGCCGTTTTTTACTCCTATGCTCATGAAGTTTTTGGGCGGTACCTTTATCCATATAGATATGTATAAGATGATGTGGGATATTACCAAAATGGTGATACTGCCTATAGGCGCGGGTATTTTGTTTAATAAATACTTGCTCAAACGAGCTAAATGGCTGGAGTATGCCATGCCCATGGTGTCCATGTTCGGCATAGCTTTCATCATTGTGATCATTACTGCAGCGGGCAGGACTAGTTTGCTTAACATCGGCTTTATGTTGGTTTTGTTGGTGCTGATCCATAACCTGATGGGATATACGCTCGGTTACTGGGCTGGCCGTTTATTTAAAATGGATGAGCGCGACTGCCGTACTATGGCTATAGAGGTGGGGATGCAAAATGGTGGCCTGGCATCCGGATTAGCAAAAGAGATGGGAAAAATAGCTACCGTTGGTTTAGCCCCGGCTGTGTTTGGCCCCTTGATGAATATTACCGGCTCTTTATTGGCAAATTACTGGCACCGTAAACCAATTCTCAATCCGGAAGTTAAAGAGATAAAAACGATTACCTGAGTTTGAATTTATTCTGAAAGTATATCAAAAAACCTTAGTCATTTTAACAGATTTAAGAATTAAAGGCCTGTAAAGTATACTTTGCAGGCCTTTTTGAGATATGAAAATATATTTTGGGCAATATTATTATTGTTGTTAAATAAAAGGCGCTGTTTTGCTGCTCTCGATTGTTAAAGTCTCTCTTATAAAGCCTTATCTATAGTTTTTATAGATAAATCATTTGTTAAAAATATTGCTTGTTATATAATATTGATTATTTGGTAATATTCTGTATTTATATTGTTAACATTTTTAGTGTTTTTGATCATTTGTTTAAAATTTGTTAACTTTTTGTTGTTGTGCTAACAATGCTTGCATAATATCACGGCGATAGTTTTATGGTGCTAAATCAAAATCGCATTATGAAACAAAGTTTACTCAAAATTTCAAAGTGGTTACTTAGTATTGCAGTTTGCATATTTACTTACAGTAACCTTCAAGCACAAACCTTAACGATAAGGGGTATCGTTTTAGATGATTCCAATCAACCATTGCCGGGCGTGAGCGTAGGCATAAAAGACACCAAACAAGGTACAGCTACAAGTGAGGGCGGCCGTTTTACAATCTCTGTTAGCAAAGGTCAAATATTGGTATTCCGTACCGTTGGCTTCGCTACTCAAGAGGTAGTGATAGGTAATGAAACTAATATTTCCGTTTCCTTAAAAGCCGATACTCGTTCATTAACAGAAGTGGTAGTAACCGCCCTTGGTGTTAAAAAAGAAATACAACGACTCGGTTATTCAACAACACAAATAAAAGGTAGTGATATGACTACTGCCCGCGACGCCAACCCGCTTAATTCATTAGCCGGTAAGGTTGCCGGTTTAAATATAGGTGCCAGTGCCGAGTTTTTTGGCGCACCAACGGTAGTTCTGCGCGGAAGTAAGGATATATTATATGTGGTTGACGGAGTTCCGGTAAACTCAGATACCTATAATTTTAGCGCTGATGATATTGACACATATAACGTATTAAAAGGACCAAATGCTGCCGCCCTTTATGGTTTTAGGGGTATTAATGGCGCTATCATCATAACCACTAAAAAAGGCACAAAAGATAAAAAAGGCTGGTCAATTGATTTTAACAGCACGAATGAATTAGAAAAAGGATTTATTGTTTTGCCACAAGCACAGGTTGAGTACGGTCGTGGTACCAATTATGTATATAATTATGGTAACCAGTTATACGATTATAACCAACGCTTACCAGAATGGGGCCCTCGTTTTGAAGGACAGCCTATCCAACAATATGATAGTCCGTACAATCCTGTTACCAACGTCAGGACACCTACGCCGTGGTTAGCACGGGGAGCCAACAACTTTGAAAACTTTGTTCAAACAGGCGTAACAAGTACCAATAACCTGGCATTGGCTGCAAGTGGTTCAAACTACGATATCAGGATGTCCTATACGCATACTTATGCGGGTGGTTTGTTTCCCAATACTAAATTAAACCTTGACAACTTTAACATAAGCGCGGCATACGATGTAACGCCTAAATTGAGGGTTGAAGGAAATGTAAATACCAACATACAATATTCACCCAACATACCGGATGTAAGTTATGGTCCTAATAGCTACTCTTACATGTTTAAGGTTTATGGTTCAGCTGATTATGATATCAATGACCTGAAAGATATTTACAAAGGGCCGCAGGGTGTTCCGAATCTGGTTCAATATGCTCAGGAATACGGTCGTTTAAACAGCCCCTGGTTTATGGCCGAAAAATGGCTGCGTGGCCGTAATAAAACCGATGTATACGGTTCATTAAAGGCAACTTATAAATTCACAGATGATTTAAGTTTGAGTTTACGCACACAGTTAGATACTTATAATGAGCTAAATACTGAGCAAGTTCCTGCTTCTACCAACTTAAACCAATATACTACCTGGTGGTACGCCGGCTGGTATGGTGATTATAGACAGGATCAAAGAAAATCGTTAGAAAACAATACCGATCTTAACTTAACCTACAGCAAAAGTTTAAAAGGCTGGAATATTGGTGGATTATTGGGTGCCAGCGAACGCTCATTCACTTACAATTCATTCTGGGGAAGTACCAAAGATCTTTCTATTCCTAACGTATATAACTTGAATAACTCCATAAACCAGGGTTTCAATTATAATTTTGATTCAAAAATGCAGGTTTATAGCGGTTATTATTCATTTGATGTGGGTTACAAAAATTACATCAACCTGAACACTACCGGCCGTGTAGATAAACTTTCTACCTTGCCTTCAGGTCATGATACTTATTTTTATCCTTCAGTATCTTTAAGTACAGTTGTGTCAGATTATGTGACATTACCGCAAGCTATTTCTTTTTTCAAAGTCCGGGCATCATTTGCCGATGTTAAGGGTGGTTTAACAGCTACTACCATCGGTTCGGCTTACCAGGCTGTAACCGGGATATCAACTACCACACTGTTAGGTTACGGAACAGAGTTAATTACGCCATACAATGGGCCAACTTATCAAAACTCAAGCCCAATATCTCCATCAACATTTTATAACAGTACACCGTCTGTAACGCTTTCAAATACTATTGCTAACTCCGCTATTAAACCTTATGATGTTAAATCATATGAAGGCGGTATCGACTTAAAGTTTTTACAAAACAGATTAGGATTGGATGCGACTGCATTTTATACTACCAACGGTCCTAACATTTTCCAGTTACCTGTAGCCCCGTCTACAACTTTTACATCACAAATTGTAAATGGTGTAACAACGGTTAAAAAAGGTTTTGAAATCCAATTAAATGGTTCTCCTTTAAGAAGCGCTTCGGGTCTTAACTGGGATGTTAACGTAAACTATTCAACCTATAAAGAAACCTTAAAATCTATTTACGGTAACGAATCATTATTACAAAACGGCCACGTTTACAAAGTAGGTGAAAGATTGGATGCCATATACGGAACTAAATTTGTAAGGGATGGAAACGGAAATATTGTAAATAGCGGCGGCTTACCTTTAGGTGCCGGTGGCGGTGTTGCTCAAAACGGTTTGCTAGGTTACGCCAATCCCGATTTCTCTTTCGGTATAACCAACCGTTTTAGTTATAAAAATGTCACTTTCAGCTTCCAGTTTGATGGCAGGATAGGTGGCAAAATTTATGACAGAACTTATTATCAATCAAATAATGGCGGTACATCAATTGAAAGTGCCAGCGGTGCTTATGGGGTTGCCCGTTTAGCCGACTGGAATGCGGTAAAAGCTACCGGTAAGTTAGGTAATAACGGTGCCGGATCATACATAGGACAGGGTGTGAAACTGGTTAGCGGAACCCCCAAATTTGCCAACGGACAGATCACTAATATGAGTGAATTGACTTTTGCACCCAACGATGTACCTACATCTGTTCAAAGCTATATTTCAAGTGGTATAAGCAGCAATTTTGATGAATACTATATGATTAGCCGTACCTACGCCAAGTTGCGCGAAGTTACCTTAGGTTATAATTTACCGGCT encodes:
- a CDS encoding SusC/RagA family TonB-linked outer membrane protein — encoded protein: MTKKILSSNRLRKAVNRIVIITGFLSVCFFKTSAVIHSIQDLDTPISLKVTNMPVKNVLKQINKAIKLSFVFSNEIVTDQTVTIDVKNEKLSLVLSKIFDPLGMEYQLSGNMILIEKKQTSAIQVIQKNLAQQVSGRVTDNTGPLPGVTVRIKGATIATSTSADGRYSINVPDGNTVLIFSSIGYLTQEIVVGNRKTIDVRLQEESSKLNEVIVTALGISRQRKALAYSVTEVKGDEFTQARENNVANALTGKVAGVNATGLSTGPGGSSRVIIRGNGSLGGGNQPLYVINGMPLENSVPGGSATTNGSAGNVDRGDGIAGINPDDIESISVLKGGTAAALYGARAANGVILITTKKGRAQKGIGVDYNSSYTMETPAVFPDWQYEYGQGDNGVKPTTQGEAIQTGRRSFGAKIDGSPYVAADGLTHPYSAQKDNIKNFYQTGSTFTNTLAFTGGTEAINYRFSASDLNSKSILPNTDYNRKTGNLSLNSKLGKRINLEALAQYNVENAHNRATAGDALGNPNWTPYMIANTADIRWLKPGYDANGNEIAWNDASIASNSYFVVNKFKENDIKNRFIGQAGLTYEIVKNLSLKGVVSRDFYSYNYKYILPTGTLYVPNGQYSELKVDASETNGLLTLNYNGKVTKDFALTAFVGGNQQRSVYNESNITGSNYIIPYFYSSTNLSTISTTPTNNKTAINSLMGSADIAYKNFAYLTVTGRQDWFSTLSPKNNSLFYPSVGGSFVLSEAFKLPQVISYAKLRASYAQVGGGAPSPYQINQAFIMVPSSGQPIQNVSSTTISNSTLRPYTSTTTEGGIEARLFNNRLSFDVTLYNRKTTNDIVSTAISGTTGYNNVVLNVGELSNKGIEVLLSGSPVKAGSFSWNTSYNFAYNKNEVVRLAAGLNQIQMASSVNGWAYINNIVGQSYGSIVGTRILKNANGQTVFNATTGLPVATGLQTLGKGVAPITMGWSNDFRYKRFSLNVLLDGKFGNKIFSLMEVYGTRLGLMKTTLPGRENGLQLSGVDQAGNPYSRTVPVSNLRSYYDNYKSYSELFLHDGGFVKLRQVIFSYNIPADLLKAINVQNASVSFVARNLLTIYKQTDNFDPESSFTNGSSQGFESFGLPRTRSYGLNLMVKF
- a CDS encoding SusD/RagB family nutrient-binding outer membrane lipoprotein, with protein sequence MKKYFIPRLIVLLSIVCIGLQGCDKNFEAINTNPNSSANPTPAFVFTKAVLDGAGDVQVLLQGTMQYTTSYNDVAGFGAKYVLSQSSQSWVVFNTAYPKEINEISQVITSVKSNPDQVNLLSAARIWRAYCFSRITDLYGDIPYSQAGKGYTDAIYMPAYDEQKNIYADMLKELDEAAAAFNAAKPTFGAADLIYNGDVTKWKKFAYSLMLRCAMRMTKVDIAGAETWARKAIAGGVITADADIAKVNGYVSAGQDINKNPLALNMLNADYIGANGTSNPEGGKYQDVFINYLKTNKDPRLAAVSVVWLNKVADTTAAIQKGMSSSLSAKPADAVFVTYSEPNPNTILQLNSPYLLLTNAETNFLLAEAALRGWYTTSSASTLYENGISASMRQWALFGAQGVISTNQIQTYLSYHRLNTTASFNAQMEQIYTQFWVGVFPNSQEVFASYRRTGYPALVPNNYVGNATGGKIFRRMLYPTTEQNLNTANYNAAIARQGPDEFLTRMWWDRP
- a CDS encoding RidA family protein: MERRSILKKLLASAAGISLFGFAKAGVVNNDEKEVNNITTHQDVPLFSGSTKLGNMIFIAGKGAHVEPFEIKAHTEIVLQELEKELKKAGSSMEKVLKVSVFLNDIADYQGMNDVYKGRFGKNPPVRTTVAVAKGGVPGNSLVEMDCIAYI
- a CDS encoding aminotransferase class V-fold PLP-dependent enzyme, with protein sequence MKRRDILKGLTILPLTSGLIGRAAALHTTPTSKPAPKRDFFKELDVTPVINAGVTMTFLSGSLMLPEVLDAINSTSHDFANMYELQDKVGGKIAEMLHVEAAMVTSGASCAIVLGTAAAITGTDQSKIKQLPNLPGARPEVIMQKTHRYLFDQAVSTTGARIVEVDGPEGMENAINSNTVMALFFNASEKKSSITHEEFVRIAKKHNIPTFIDAAADVPPVENLFKFQKIGFDLVTFSGGKMIHGPQSAGLLFGRKDLITAARLNHSPNEAPIGRPMKVNKEEMFGMYAALKAYLEKDHHKEWDDWLQRAKRIGNTLETVSTVKTEVVVNPGPANAFPSLYVSWDQTKVRTNPKDVLAALKSGTPSIVANRHDDALVIGVVLLRPDQIDVVANRVKAILQQAV